The following coding sequences lie in one Myxococcus xanthus genomic window:
- a CDS encoding outer membrane lipoprotein-sorting protein produces MRTRIPLPSFVLALLLIPVLAAAAEAKPSADELVRQVDKRMSMQSDYRGVVRIRETRKDGIERLIEMQVYRRDSSQNFLMVITQPRNMAGGGYLRIGKNLWEYNAALGHWERTTRRANIVGTIACEGDFDRSRLAEDYTAVDEGEEVIQGTRYRKLYLSARPDTEVSFAHLRLWLDPDLNIVKRIGYAPSGRVLRTDLVRSYQKLKDPVTQQPIIHYREVFEQEEEEGTQLVVRYEDVQLAPLSPNLFTKSWLEGRLR; encoded by the coding sequence ATGCGCACTCGAATTCCGCTGCCTTCATTCGTCCTCGCGCTGTTGCTGATACCCGTGCTGGCTGCCGCGGCGGAGGCCAAGCCCTCCGCGGACGAGCTGGTGCGCCAGGTGGACAAGCGCATGTCCATGCAGAGCGACTACCGGGGCGTGGTCCGCATCCGGGAGACGCGCAAGGACGGCATCGAGCGGCTCATCGAGATGCAGGTGTACCGCCGGGACTCGTCGCAGAACTTCCTCATGGTCATCACCCAGCCGCGGAACATGGCGGGGGGCGGCTACCTGCGCATCGGGAAGAACCTGTGGGAGTACAACGCGGCGCTGGGCCACTGGGAGCGCACCACGCGGCGGGCCAACATCGTGGGCACCATCGCCTGCGAAGGGGACTTCGACCGCTCCCGCCTGGCGGAGGACTACACGGCCGTGGACGAGGGGGAGGAAGTCATCCAGGGCACGCGCTACCGCAAGCTGTACCTCTCCGCGCGGCCCGACACTGAGGTGAGCTTCGCGCACCTGCGGCTGTGGCTGGACCCGGACCTCAACATCGTCAAGCGCATCGGCTATGCGCCCTCCGGGCGGGTGCTCCGCACGGACCTGGTCCGCAGCTACCAGAAGCTCAAGGACCCCGTCACCCAGCAGCCCATCATCCACTACCGCGAGGTCTTCGAGCAGGAGGAGGAGGAGGGCACGCAGCTGGTGGTGCGCTACGAGGACGTGCAGCTGGCGCCCCTGAGCCCCAACCTCTTCACGAAGTCGTGGCTGGAGGGGCGCCTGCGCTAG
- a CDS encoding FtsX-like permease family protein yields the protein MLFHFALQSVRSRPRSWLVGLLAASMAALLTLGLSLVGSIYDGTRLSMIESGAGHLQVYNANSAEGPQMSLGPGGAPEMVPLPDYARTRELLLGVDGVRDVVPLEVGTGRVFRGNYLDEKLSAVRDVARAPVSAERDARLGRMADDLRRALERVARDSRRREEAFSQSAGSDEDTRALEQALTPSFWERFVAEPLPVLEFLENRVAKQVGEGESMYLDYVGTDLGGFAKAFGRFELVSGELPPRGTRGLLLGQAVYERSFKLPMAVRLDELKRERERGATFAGDERLGTLVERSLAEIPDLLSRLDVERATALRAALEAVLGQPGELEPLLEKFWALDDGNFDARFQAFYSTLAPHLPLYRVRPGDTLVLKGTLDNDPGVAVKVWGTYRFRGLGGDGSQANGASLLDLATVRHLSGRMTREQMEEAKQLLASVGMDAKAEAPSFDTFSPPQMLDAEPSAPTDEAPAPTFARASLPPTFDAADLEDGIFHAALVLTQDADPDAVAERIQQLAQAKGVPLATADWREVGGFVTGMVGMTQVLLVALGGMMGLFVLGVSAGTLLLLARERVGEVGTLRAVGMQRRDVFLGLMLEGLVLGLVGSLLGHGLGAALLWGLGSDGIAVRDEALQFFLGGAVLRPELAAWHAAVVGIGVTLVVLVATWIPAWRGSAVTPAVAMRLREMDG from the coding sequence CTGGTCGGCAGCATCTACGACGGCACCCGTCTCAGCATGATTGAGAGCGGGGCGGGCCATCTCCAGGTCTACAACGCCAACTCCGCCGAAGGGCCGCAGATGTCGCTGGGGCCGGGCGGGGCTCCGGAGATGGTGCCCCTGCCGGACTACGCCCGCACCCGCGAGCTGTTGCTCGGTGTGGACGGCGTTCGCGACGTCGTTCCCCTGGAGGTGGGAACCGGCCGGGTGTTCCGCGGCAACTATCTGGACGAGAAGCTCTCCGCGGTGCGCGACGTGGCGCGCGCGCCGGTCTCGGCCGAAAGGGACGCGCGGCTGGGCCGCATGGCCGATGACCTCCGGCGCGCGCTCGAACGCGTCGCTCGGGACTCACGTCGCCGCGAAGAGGCCTTCTCCCAAAGTGCCGGGAGCGATGAGGACACGCGCGCGCTGGAGCAGGCATTGACGCCGTCCTTCTGGGAGCGCTTCGTGGCCGAGCCCCTCCCGGTGCTGGAGTTCCTGGAGAACCGGGTGGCCAAGCAGGTGGGCGAAGGCGAGTCCATGTACCTCGACTACGTGGGCACGGACCTGGGGGGCTTCGCGAAGGCGTTCGGCCGTTTCGAGCTCGTCTCCGGCGAGCTGCCTCCACGGGGCACGCGAGGATTGCTGCTGGGGCAGGCCGTCTATGAGCGTTCCTTCAAACTGCCCATGGCCGTCCGGTTGGACGAGCTGAAGCGTGAGCGGGAGCGAGGGGCGACCTTCGCGGGCGACGAGCGGCTGGGCACGCTGGTGGAGCGCAGCCTCGCGGAGATTCCCGACCTGCTGTCGCGCCTGGACGTGGAGCGGGCCACGGCGCTGCGGGCCGCGCTGGAGGCGGTGCTAGGGCAGCCCGGGGAGCTGGAGCCGCTGCTGGAGAAGTTCTGGGCGCTGGATGACGGCAACTTCGACGCGCGCTTCCAGGCGTTCTACAGCACGCTGGCGCCACACCTGCCGCTGTACCGGGTGCGTCCGGGGGACACGCTGGTGCTCAAGGGCACGCTGGACAACGACCCGGGCGTGGCCGTGAAGGTATGGGGCACCTACCGCTTCCGGGGACTGGGCGGGGACGGCAGCCAGGCCAATGGCGCATCGCTCCTGGACCTGGCCACCGTGCGTCATCTGTCCGGGCGGATGACGCGCGAGCAGATGGAGGAGGCGAAGCAGTTGCTGGCCTCCGTGGGCATGGATGCGAAGGCGGAAGCCCCGTCGTTCGACACGTTCAGCCCGCCGCAGATGCTCGACGCGGAACCGTCGGCACCCACCGACGAAGCGCCGGCGCCCACCTTCGCGCGCGCGTCGCTGCCCCCCACCTTCGATGCGGCGGACCTGGAGGATGGCATCTTCCACGCCGCGCTCGTCCTGACGCAGGACGCCGACCCGGACGCCGTGGCGGAGCGCATCCAGCAGCTCGCGCAGGCGAAGGGCGTGCCCCTGGCGACGGCGGATTGGCGCGAGGTGGGCGGCTTCGTCACCGGCATGGTGGGGATGACGCAGGTGCTGCTGGTGGCGCTTGGCGGGATGATGGGGCTGTTCGTGCTGGGCGTCTCGGCGGGAACCTTGTTGCTGCTGGCCCGTGAGCGGGTCGGCGAGGTGGGCACCCTGCGCGCGGTGGGCATGCAGCGCCGGGATGTCTTCCTCGGGCTGATGCTGGAGGGACTGGTGCTGGGGTTGGTGGGAAGCCTGCTGGGCCATGGCCTGGGCGCGGCGCTGCTGTGGGGCCTTGGCTCGGACGGCATCGCGGTTCGGGACGAGGCGTTGCAGTTCTTCCTGGGCGGCGCGGTGCTCCGGCCAGAGCTGGCGGCGTGGCACGCGGCCGTGGTGGGCATAGGGGTGACGCTGGTGGTGCTGGTCGCCACCTGGATTCCGGCGTGGCGCGGCAGCGCGGTGACGCCAGCGGTGGCCATGCGCCTGCGGGAGATGGACGGATGA
- a CDS encoding ABC transporter permease, with translation MRGLLGIALRNLFLRREQGLLLFAVIAAASGVLVGVMSLSAGVAATQKDVVTTFLSGELNVGGYFKVHPDSISPVVGDAAKVRAVVEPLVPGGCLLRERGRGQATAGAGRHRVRSYVVALDVEGEGAALRRFKVKDGALETLARPRTVALSTQLAGRLHVRVGDMATLFTQTVGGQRNALDVEVVAITERAGLLGESAGILVSNATLRELDGYRPGSAGVLQVACAGVDGGGLDVDGLAGQFRDSLRQAGFAVLPPAREAYGDKLSPLLREGWAGQRVDVTTWEDESAFLGFISAGLAALTVLVGAITLAVVMMGLFVSLSVAVRERTREVGTLRAVGMHRRSVVGMFMLEGMLLGAVSSGLGAAVAAGVCVLLRDAISLPEALSGFLFSDTLPLAPGPGHVVAAVVLATVGATLASIIPAARASSLSPRSAMDSL, from the coding sequence ATGAGGGGCCTTCTTGGCATCGCGTTGCGCAACCTGTTCCTCCGCCGTGAGCAGGGGCTGCTGCTCTTCGCCGTCATCGCCGCCGCCAGCGGCGTGTTGGTGGGAGTGATGTCCCTGAGCGCGGGTGTCGCCGCGACGCAGAAGGACGTCGTGACGACGTTCCTCAGCGGTGAGCTGAACGTGGGCGGGTACTTCAAGGTCCATCCCGACAGCATCTCGCCGGTGGTGGGTGACGCCGCGAAGGTGCGGGCCGTCGTGGAGCCCCTGGTTCCGGGCGGCTGTCTGCTGCGAGAGCGAGGACGGGGACAGGCCACCGCGGGCGCGGGCCGTCACCGGGTGCGCTCCTATGTGGTGGCGTTGGACGTGGAGGGCGAGGGCGCCGCGCTGCGCCGCTTCAAGGTGAAGGACGGCGCGCTGGAGACGCTGGCGCGGCCGCGCACGGTGGCCCTGTCCACGCAGTTGGCCGGGCGGCTCCATGTGCGCGTGGGTGACATGGCGACGCTCTTCACGCAGACGGTGGGCGGCCAGCGCAACGCGCTCGACGTGGAGGTGGTGGCCATCACCGAGCGCGCGGGCCTGCTGGGCGAGAGCGCGGGCATCCTCGTCTCCAACGCGACGCTGCGCGAGCTGGACGGTTACCGGCCCGGCTCCGCGGGCGTGTTGCAGGTGGCCTGCGCCGGCGTGGACGGTGGCGGGCTGGACGTGGACGGGCTTGCGGGCCAGTTCCGTGATTCGTTGCGGCAGGCGGGGTTCGCCGTGCTGCCACCGGCGCGCGAGGCCTACGGCGACAAGCTGTCACCCCTGCTGCGCGAAGGCTGGGCGGGGCAGCGCGTGGACGTGACGACGTGGGAGGACGAGTCCGCCTTCCTCGGCTTCATCTCCGCGGGCCTGGCGGCGCTGACGGTGCTGGTGGGCGCCATCACCCTGGCGGTGGTGATGATGGGGCTGTTCGTCTCCCTGAGCGTCGCCGTGCGGGAGCGGACGCGCGAGGTGGGCACCCTGCGCGCGGTGGGCATGCATCGCCGGTCCGTGGTCGGCATGTTCATGCTGGAAGGCATGTTGCTGGGCGCGGTGTCCTCCGGCCTGGGCGCGGCGGTGGCCGCGGGCGTGTGCGTCCTGCTTCGCGATGCGATTTCCCTCCCGGAGGCCCTGTCCGGCTTCCTCTTCAGCGACACCCTCCCGCTGGCGCCGGGCCCCGGGCATGTGGTGGCCGCCGTCGTCCTGGCCACGGTGGGGGCGACCCTGGCGTCCATCATCCCGGCTGCTCGCGCTTCCTCCCTCTCTCCTCGCTCCGCCATGGACTCGCTCTGA